The Mycobacteriales bacterium nucleotide sequence CTGCGCGGGAAGCGAATCCTCGTCACCGGAGTCACCAGCGAGGTCGCCAAACCGGTCGCGCTTGCCCTCGCCGAGGACAACGAAGTGTTCGGCGCGGCCCGCTGGAAGGACCCGGCAACCCGCGAGCCGTTCGAGGCGCGCGGCGTGACGCCGGTCTTCCTCGATCTGGTGAAGGGCGACCTGTCGCAGCTGCCGGAGCAGGTCGACTACGTGGCGCACTTCGCCGTGATGAAGAGCGGCAAGTGGCCGGTCGATCTCGACGGCAACGTCGGCGGCCTGTCGCTGCTCATGGAGCGCTACGCCGCCGCGACCGCGTTCCTGCACTGCTCGACGTCGGCGGTCTACGAGCCGCACCCGCACACCGAGGCCCACGAGGACTCGCCGCTCGGCGACAACCACCGCGCGTACTACCTGGAGACGTACTCGATCTGCAAGATCGCCGCCGAGGCGGCGGCACGTCACGGCGCAAAGCGTTACGGCCTGCCCACCACGATCGCGCGGCTGAACGTCCCGTACGGCGACGGCTGGGGCTGGCCGATGTT carries:
- a CDS encoding NAD(P)-dependent oxidoreductase, translated to MTGLRGKRILVTGVTSEVAKPVALALAEDNEVFGAARWKDPATREPFEARGVTPVFLDLVKGDLSQLPEQVDYVAHFAVMKSGKWPVDLDGNVGGLSLLMERYAAATAFLHCSTSAVYEPHPHTEAHEDSPLGDNHRAYYLETYSICKIAAEAAARHGAKRYGLPTTIARLNVPYGDGWGWPMFHLAQMTAGQDVALHEVQPNVFQPIHSDDIVAMVPRLFEIAGVPPTTVNWAGDEQVSVEEWTDYLGELTGITPRRSVSEHSLASGRVNLDRMHELVGHSTVHWRDGMRRMVEASRPDLLNP